A window of Pusillimonas sp. T7-7 contains these coding sequences:
- the nuoF gene encoding NADH-quinone oxidoreductase subunit NuoF — MSAPGLLQQFSQGLTPNPGTELSKSMIFHDRHINPQIVAGLDGANWGLEDYVKRGGYEALRKILTTGMTPDDVIAEVKASSLRGRGGAGFPTGLKWSFMPRTLPGQKYLVCNSDEGEPGTFKDRDILRFNPHIVIEGMAIAAYAMGITVGYNYIHGEIFEIYERFEEALEQARAAGFLGDKILGSEFSFQLHAFHGYGAYICGEETALLESLEGKKGQPRFKPPFPASFGLYGKPTTINNTETFAAVPWIFRHSAQEYLDIGVANAGGTKLFSISGDVELPGNYEIPLGTPFSKLLELAGGMRGGRKLKAVIPGGSSAPVLPAEIMMQTNMDYDSIAKAGSMLGSGAVIVMDETRCMVKSLLRLSYFYFEESCGQCTPCREGTGWLYRMLARIENGQGRPEDLDVLDSVAHNIMGRTICALGDAAAMPVRSFIKHFRDEFAHHIEHKSCVVPKYL; from the coding sequence ATGAGCGCGCCGGGTCTATTGCAGCAGTTTTCCCAGGGGCTGACGCCCAATCCGGGTACGGAACTGTCCAAAAGCATGATCTTCCACGACCGGCACATCAATCCGCAAATTGTAGCGGGCCTGGATGGCGCCAACTGGGGCCTGGAAGACTACGTCAAGCGTGGCGGCTACGAGGCCTTGCGCAAGATTCTGACCACCGGCATGACGCCTGATGACGTGATTGCCGAAGTCAAGGCGTCCAGCCTGCGCGGGCGGGGCGGTGCGGGCTTTCCCACCGGCCTGAAGTGGAGCTTCATGCCCCGCACTTTGCCAGGCCAAAAATACCTGGTCTGCAATTCCGACGAGGGCGAGCCGGGTACATTCAAAGATCGCGACATTCTGCGCTTTAACCCGCACATCGTCATTGAAGGCATGGCCATCGCCGCCTATGCCATGGGCATTACGGTTGGCTATAACTACATCCATGGCGAGATTTTCGAAATCTATGAACGTTTCGAAGAAGCCCTGGAGCAGGCGCGCGCCGCGGGCTTCCTGGGCGATAAGATCCTGGGTTCCGAGTTCAGCTTTCAACTGCATGCCTTCCATGGCTATGGCGCCTATATCTGCGGCGAAGAAACCGCCTTGCTGGAATCGCTGGAAGGCAAGAAAGGGCAGCCGCGTTTCAAACCGCCATTTCCTGCCAGCTTTGGCCTGTACGGCAAGCCCACCACCATCAACAACACTGAAACCTTTGCGGCCGTGCCCTGGATTTTCCGCCACAGTGCGCAAGAGTATCTGGACATCGGTGTGGCGAACGCCGGCGGCACCAAGCTGTTTTCCATCTCCGGCGACGTCGAGCTGCCCGGCAACTACGAAATTCCACTGGGCACGCCTTTCAGCAAATTGCTGGAGCTGGCCGGCGGCATGCGTGGCGGGCGCAAGCTCAAGGCGGTGATTCCGGGCGGATCCAGTGCGCCCGTATTGCCCGCCGAGATCATGATGCAGACCAATATGGATTACGACTCCATCGCCAAGGCGGGTTCCATGCTGGGTTCGGGCGCAGTCATCGTCATGGACGAAACGCGCTGCATGGTCAAGTCGCTGCTGCGGCTGTCGTATTTCTATTTCGAAGAAAGTTGCGGGCAATGTACGCCTTGCCGCGAAGGCACGGGCTGGTTGTATCGCATGCTGGCACGCATTGAAAACGGTCAGGGCCGCCCGGAAGACCTGGATGTGCTCGACTCGGTCGCGCACAACATCATGGGCCGCACTATTTGCGCCCTGGGCGATGCTGCCGCCATGCCGGTGCGCAGCTTCATCAAGCATTTCCGCGACGAGTTCGCACACCACATCGAGCATAAAAGCTGTGTGGTGCCCAAATATCTGTAG
- the nuoE gene encoding NADH-quinone oxidoreductase subunit NuoE, giving the protein MLLSEQAYQKIDRELTKFPSDQQQSAIMAALTIAQEEKGWVSTEVIADVAAYLNVPAIAVQEVATFYNMFNTHQVGRFKITVCTNLPCALSDGVKAAEYVKQKLGIDFHETTPDGLFTLMEGECMGACGDAPVMLMNNRHMCVRMSSEKIDAMLDELKQHGESA; this is encoded by the coding sequence ATGCTGCTTTCCGAACAAGCCTATCAAAAAATAGATCGGGAACTCACGAAGTTCCCGAGCGATCAGCAACAGTCCGCCATCATGGCGGCGCTGACCATTGCCCAGGAAGAAAAAGGGTGGGTCTCGACTGAAGTCATTGCCGATGTCGCCGCGTATTTGAACGTGCCGGCCATTGCGGTGCAGGAAGTCGCCACCTTTTACAACATGTTCAATACCCACCAAGTAGGGCGCTTCAAGATCACGGTGTGCACCAATTTGCCCTGTGCGCTGAGCGACGGCGTCAAGGCGGCTGAATACGTCAAGCAAAAGCTGGGTATAGATTTTCACGAAACCACGCCCGATGGCCTGTTCACCCTGATGGAAGGCGAGTGCATGGGCGCATGCGGCGACGCACCGGTAATGCTCATGAACAACAGGCATATGTGTGTACGCATGTCGTCGGAAAAAATCGACGCCATGCTTGATGAACTTAAACAGCACGGAGAGTCGGCATGA
- a CDS encoding NADH-quinone oxidoreductase subunit D yields the protein MAEIKNYTLNFGPQHPAAHGVLRLVLELDGEVIQRADPHIGLLHRATEKLAEHKTFLQALPYMDRLDYVSMMCNEHAYVMAVENLVGIKVPLRAQYIRVMFDEITRLLNHLMSLGSHALDVGAMAVFLYAFREREDLMDCYEAVSGARMHAAYYRPGGVYRDLPDTMPQYGQSSKYRGEKELRAMNEARSGSLLDFIEDFTNRFPTCVDEYETLLTDNRIWKQRLVGIGVVDPDRAKALGFTGPMLRGSGVEWDLRKHQPYEVYDRLDFDIPVGTNGDCYDRYLVRIAEMRESNRIIRQCVEWLRNNPGPVIIDNHKIAPPSRERMKTGMEDLIHHFKLFTEGMHVPAGETYASVEHPKGEFGIYMVSDGANKPYRVKIRAPGFAHLQSLDEMSRGHMIADAVTIIGTQDIVFGEIDR from the coding sequence ATGGCTGAAATTAAAAACTACACACTGAACTTTGGTCCCCAGCACCCGGCTGCGCACGGTGTGCTGCGCTTGGTGCTTGAACTTGACGGCGAAGTCATCCAGCGTGCCGATCCGCACATAGGCTTGCTGCACCGGGCTACTGAAAAACTGGCCGAGCACAAGACCTTTCTGCAGGCGCTGCCCTATATGGACCGCCTTGATTACGTGTCCATGATGTGCAACGAGCACGCCTATGTGATGGCGGTGGAAAACCTGGTGGGTATCAAGGTGCCTTTGCGTGCACAGTACATACGCGTCATGTTCGACGAGATCACGCGCTTGCTGAACCATTTGATGTCGTTGGGTTCGCATGCGCTCGACGTGGGCGCCATGGCGGTATTCCTGTATGCCTTCCGCGAACGCGAAGACCTGATGGACTGCTATGAAGCGGTATCGGGTGCGCGCATGCACGCCGCCTATTATCGTCCGGGCGGCGTATACCGCGATCTGCCTGACACCATGCCGCAGTATGGGCAGTCCAGCAAGTACCGGGGCGAAAAAGAACTGCGTGCCATGAATGAAGCGCGGTCGGGTTCGCTGCTGGACTTCATAGAAGACTTCACCAACCGTTTCCCCACTTGCGTGGACGAATACGAAACGCTGCTGACCGATAACCGTATCTGGAAGCAGCGCCTGGTGGGCATAGGGGTGGTCGACCCCGACCGCGCCAAGGCGCTGGGCTTTACCGGCCCCATGCTGCGTGGTTCGGGTGTTGAATGGGATCTGCGCAAGCATCAGCCCTACGAAGTTTACGACCGTCTTGATTTCGACATTCCCGTGGGCACAAATGGCGATTGCTACGACCGCTATTTGGTGCGCATTGCCGAAATGCGTGAAAGCAACCGCATTATCCGCCAGTGCGTTGAATGGCTGCGCAACAATCCAGGCCCTGTCATTATCGACAACCACAAGATTGCACCGCCCTCGCGCGAACGCATGAAGACCGGCATGGAAGACCTCATCCACCACTTCAAGCTCTTTACCGAAGGCATGCATGTGCCTGCTGGCGAAACCTATGCCAGCGTCGAACATCCCAAGGGCGAGTTCGGCATCTACATGGTGTCCGACGGGGCCAACAAGCCCTACCGCGTGAAAATACGCGCGCCCGGGTTTGCTCATTTGCAATCACTTGATGAAATGTCGCGCGGGCACATGATTGCCGACGCCGTCACCATTATTGGGACGCAAGACATTGTGTTTGGCGAAATCGACCGTTAA
- a CDS encoding NADH-quinone oxidoreductase subunit C: MTRLETLHTNLQAAFGESATLKLALNELTLEVPAKNWVDLCTALRDDAKLGFDTCIDLCGMDYSAWGAPTYPAAASMHPQRFAVVLHLLSVKHNWRLRVRVYVPNDEFPVIPSLVNVWPAVNWFEREAFDLYGIVFEGHPDLRRILTDYGFIGHPFRKDFPLSGNVEMRYDTEQKRVVYQPVTIEPREITPRVVREEGYGAGR; the protein is encoded by the coding sequence ATGACTCGGCTCGAAACGCTACATACTAATCTGCAGGCCGCCTTTGGCGAATCCGCTACGCTGAAGCTGGCCCTTAATGAACTGACTCTCGAGGTTCCCGCCAAGAATTGGGTTGATCTTTGCACGGCATTGCGCGATGACGCCAAGCTGGGCTTCGATACCTGTATTGATTTGTGCGGTATGGACTATTCCGCCTGGGGCGCGCCTACTTACCCGGCCGCTGCAAGCATGCATCCGCAGCGCTTTGCCGTGGTCTTGCATCTGCTGTCGGTCAAGCATAACTGGCGGCTGCGGGTACGTGTATACGTGCCCAACGACGAGTTCCCGGTCATTCCGTCTTTGGTCAATGTCTGGCCAGCGGTCAACTGGTTTGAACGCGAAGCCTTTGACTTGTACGGTATTGTGTTCGAAGGCCACCCCGACTTGCGCCGTATCTTGACCGACTATGGATTTATCGGACACCCTTTCCGCAAAGACTTCCCCTTGTCGGGCAATGTGGAAATGCGTTACGACACCGAACAGAAACGGGTGGTGTATCAGCCCGTCACTATCGAGCCGCGCGAGATCACGCCGCGCGTCGTGCGTGAAGAAGGCTACGGAGCAGGGCGCTAG
- a CDS encoding NADH-quinone oxidoreductase subunit B family protein, whose amino-acid sequence MAIDGIMKEGFITTSADKFLNWAKTGSLWPMTFGLACCAVEMMHAGAARYDLDQFGIIFRPSPRQSDLMIVAGTLCNKMAPALRKVYDQMPEPRWVVSMGSCANGGGYYHYSYSVVRGCDRIVPVDVYVPGCPPTAEALVYGLLQMQNKIRLTNTIAR is encoded by the coding sequence ATGGCTATTGATGGCATCATGAAAGAAGGTTTTATTACCACCAGTGCAGACAAGTTTCTGAACTGGGCCAAAACTGGGTCCTTGTGGCCCATGACGTTCGGCTTGGCCTGTTGTGCGGTCGAAATGATGCACGCAGGCGCGGCTCGTTACGACCTTGACCAATTTGGCATTATCTTTCGTCCCAGCCCGCGTCAGTCCGACCTCATGATCGTGGCTGGCACGCTATGCAACAAAATGGCGCCTGCGTTGCGCAAGGTCTACGACCAAATGCCCGAGCCTCGCTGGGTGGTTTCCATGGGCTCCTGTGCCAACGGCGGCGGCTACTACCATTATTCCTATTCGGTGGTGCGTGGCTGCGACCGTATTGTGCCTGTCGATGTCTATGTGCCGGGTTGCCCTCCTACGGCGGAAGCCCTGGTGTACGGTTTGCTGCAAATGCAGAACAAAATCCGCCTGACAAACACCATTGCGCGCTAG
- a CDS encoding NADH-quinone oxidoreductase subunit A has product MNLQQYFPVLLFIIFATCIGFALLGAGRLLGPHRPYDEKLSQYECGFEAFGDSRMKFDVRYYLVAILFIMFDLEIAFLFPWAMANGTIGMVGFWTVLVFLAILTVGFIYEWKKGALDWE; this is encoded by the coding sequence ATGAATCTGCAACAGTACTTTCCCGTTCTGCTGTTTATTATCTTTGCCACCTGTATTGGGTTCGCCCTGTTGGGTGCGGGCAGGCTGCTGGGGCCTCATCGTCCTTACGACGAAAAACTTTCGCAATACGAGTGCGGTTTCGAGGCCTTTGGCGATTCACGCATGAAGTTCGACGTGCGCTACTACCTCGTTGCGATCCTGTTCATTATGTTCGATCTTGAAATCGCTTTCCTGTTCCCGTGGGCCATGGCCAACGGCACCATAGGCATGGTGGGTTTCTGGACGGTTCTTGTATTTCTGGCCATTCTGACCGTGGGCTTCATCTACGAATGGAAGAAGGGCGCCCTCGACTGGGAATAA
- a CDS encoding porin: MKKTLLAAALTVGFFGVAQAETSVTLYGIIDTGIGYNKVEVGDYEAKKVGLINGVQSGSRWGLKGTEDLGDGLQAVFQLESGFDSSTGFSAQSGRLFGRHATIGLQGDSWGRLDLGRQTNIASKYFADVASPFGASFGQANVGATFGSANTVRWDNMVMYQTPNFSGFQFGVGYSFNTSGSQDWDVDGLDDTNNKGITTGLRYANGPIGAALTYDQIKNDSNSVAQGEKVQQWNLGLSYDFEVVKLHAGFGQTRDGWINGQNFGSGAPQLPEFVDGLDANLYTVGLSAPIGAGKVMASWAMADFDDLNGQELDKQSIYSLGYTYALSKRTNIYAYGSYADNVYGLDDGKSTAVGVGVRHQF; encoded by the coding sequence ATGAAAAAGACTCTGCTCGCTGCTGCTCTCACCGTCGGCTTTTTCGGCGTTGCTCAAGCAGAAACATCGGTCACCTTGTACGGTATTATCGATACCGGTATCGGCTACAACAAAGTTGAAGTGGGCGATTACGAAGCCAAGAAAGTCGGCCTCATCAATGGTGTTCAGTCCGGCAGCCGCTGGGGCCTGAAAGGCACTGAAGATCTGGGCGATGGCCTGCAAGCTGTTTTCCAGCTGGAGAGCGGTTTTGACAGCTCCACCGGCTTTTCCGCTCAAAGCGGTCGCCTGTTCGGTCGCCATGCCACCATCGGTCTGCAGGGCGACAGCTGGGGCCGTTTGGACTTGGGTCGTCAAACCAACATCGCGTCCAAATACTTTGCTGACGTAGCCAGCCCCTTTGGTGCCAGCTTCGGTCAGGCCAACGTTGGTGCAACCTTCGGTTCGGCTAACACCGTTCGTTGGGACAACATGGTCATGTACCAAACCCCCAATTTCTCGGGCTTCCAGTTTGGCGTTGGTTACTCTTTCAACACCAGCGGTAGTCAAGATTGGGATGTTGATGGTCTAGATGACACCAACAACAAAGGTATCACGACTGGTCTGCGCTATGCCAACGGCCCCATCGGTGCTGCTCTGACATACGACCAAATCAAGAATGATTCCAACAGTGTAGCCCAGGGCGAAAAAGTCCAGCAATGGAACCTTGGCTTGAGCTATGACTTTGAGGTTGTCAAACTGCATGCTGGTTTCGGTCAGACGCGTGATGGTTGGATTAATGGCCAGAACTTCGGTTCAGGCGCTCCACAGCTTCCGGAGTTTGTCGACGGCTTGGATGCCAATCTGTACACGGTTGGTCTAAGTGCTCCTATCGGAGCTGGCAAGGTTATGGCCTCCTGGGCTATGGCTGATTTCGACGACTTGAACGGTCAAGAACTCGACAAGCAAAGCATCTACAGCCTGGGCTACACCTACGCACTGTCCAAGCGTACCAACATCTACGCTTATGGTTCGTATGCTGACAACGTCTACGGTCTTGATGATGGCAAGTCGACTGCTGTCGGCGTCGGTGTCCGTCACCAGTTCTAA
- a CDS encoding alpha-hydroxy-acid oxidizing protein, with product MGLFSGHFSDIGFAPRVPVDVGARRQSARILGQDFASPFVLGPTGLAGMLWPHGDIETARATVEAQVGYCLSTNSNCSIEHVARDGRKDFWFQLYIQRDRVMVRSMLDRASVAGCSVLCVTIDLPVQGPRIACAGRARLLDRSALNL from the coding sequence TTGGGTCTTTTTAGTGGGCATTTCTCAGATATCGGTTTCGCGCCCAGGGTGCCGGTCGATGTCGGCGCCCGGCGCCAGTCTGCCCGGATATTGGGGCAAGACTTTGCATCCCCTTTCGTGCTGGGCCCCACGGGGTTGGCCGGGATGCTCTGGCCGCACGGTGATATCGAGACGGCGCGCGCCACAGTCGAGGCCCAGGTCGGATACTGCCTCAGCACCAACTCGAACTGTTCGATCGAACACGTGGCCCGGGACGGCCGCAAGGACTTCTGGTTCCAACTATATATACAGCGTGATCGGGTAATGGTTCGGTCCATGCTCGATCGCGCCTCGGTGGCAGGCTGCTCTGTGCTGTGCGTGACGATCGACCTGCCGGTTCAGGGGCCGCGTATTGCATGCGCTGGGCGCGCGCGGCTGCTGGACCGTTCCGCGCTTAATTTATAA
- a CDS encoding TrbM/KikA/MpfK family conjugal transfer protein, giving the protein MQTLPALRAGALALACVLAPVAHAADTANLLTGIPRLACEATLCLSSSLRPGECSPSLDHYFDLRKYNKHGLDWSATVSARRSFLSQCPASGDSGMSERIDAISRGAGKCDAEFLNQTYAATAYKWRKREYGGDSGQTVYEVHPLPTVTLDQLPTYCVVYNDHAWTYELSVRYVGRPTMGGHWVKAEEYEAAQAKWDADHSGLWAKGWNFSLTNPRHRRGH; this is encoded by the coding sequence ATGCAAACCCTTCCCGCTCTGCGGGCTGGGGCGCTGGCGCTCGCCTGCGTCCTGGCTCCTGTCGCTCATGCCGCCGACACGGCTAACCTGCTCACGGGTATCCCACGTCTCGCCTGCGAAGCAACGCTCTGCCTGTCTTCCAGCCTGCGACCTGGCGAATGCAGTCCATCCCTGGACCACTACTTCGACCTCAGGAAGTACAACAAGCACGGCCTGGACTGGTCTGCTACCGTCTCAGCGAGACGTTCCTTTCTATCCCAGTGCCCGGCGTCCGGCGACTCAGGCATGTCAGAGCGCATTGATGCCATATCACGCGGTGCTGGCAAATGCGACGCGGAATTCTTGAACCAAACCTATGCCGCTACGGCGTACAAATGGCGCAAGCGTGAATACGGCGGTGACAGCGGGCAGACCGTCTACGAGGTTCATCCGCTACCTACAGTCACGCTCGACCAGCTACCCACCTATTGTGTCGTTTACAACGATCACGCCTGGACGTATGAGCTGTCTGTACGCTACGTCGGCAGACCAACCATGGGCGGGCATTGGGTTAAAGCCGAGGAGTATGAGGCGGCGCAAGCCAAATGGGATGCCGACCATAGCGGGCTATGGGCGAAAGGCTGGAATTTTTCCCTAACGAATCCCAGACACCGGCGCGGACACTGA
- a CDS encoding lytic transglycosylase domain-containing protein, producing MIAELAALALTCAPNIHPVTLHALIRHESRVKQYAIGVNRKVQHLRQQPKTLAEATAAADRLIDQGIDFDAGLGQINVRNWAWLNLDSKSVFDPCRNLAAAQTVLAECYARALPRQTDPQHALRAALSCYNTGNFKRGFTNGYVGKVLAQAKIKVPALAPLKNETTEPATKATPAESAQKPDQVPAQPEGTPDGFSANPATDGFSQTRDGEPESSPNSDT from the coding sequence ATGATCGCAGAACTTGCAGCCTTGGCCCTCACCTGCGCACCCAACATCCACCCAGTCACCCTGCATGCACTGATTCGTCACGAATCCCGAGTCAAGCAGTACGCCATCGGCGTCAACCGCAAGGTCCAGCACCTGCGACAGCAACCCAAAACATTGGCCGAAGCGACCGCAGCCGCTGATCGCCTCATTGACCAAGGCATCGACTTCGATGCCGGGCTGGGACAGATCAATGTTCGCAACTGGGCGTGGTTGAACCTCGATAGCAAGTCCGTCTTTGATCCCTGCCGCAATCTGGCGGCTGCCCAGACGGTACTGGCAGAGTGCTATGCCAGAGCGTTACCCCGACAGACGGACCCGCAGCATGCCTTGCGCGCGGCGCTGTCCTGCTACAACACCGGCAATTTCAAGCGCGGTTTCACCAATGGCTATGTAGGCAAAGTGCTGGCCCAAGCCAAGATCAAGGTTCCTGCCTTGGCACCGTTGAAAAACGAAACGACCGAGCCCGCGACAAAGGCTACGCCGGCAGAATCGGCGCAAAAACCCGATCAAGTACCGGCTCAACCCGAAGGCACACCGGACGGCTTCAGCGCCAACCCGGCAACCGACGGCTTTTCACAAACGCGTGACGGCGAGCCAGAAAGCAGCCCTAATTCCGACACCTGA
- a CDS encoding TrbC/VirB2 family protein → MSLLKHFKNAMSYLRIINKPTTAALLLGIHQVAFAQSIGGLSRAQTTLQTLRDNLDVILPIAAIIIGVIIFVLYSAEVMRKDDAIRWGIGVLLAGSVAELVVLLWR, encoded by the coding sequence ATGTCTCTACTGAAACACTTCAAGAACGCTATGTCCTACCTGCGCATCATCAACAAACCGACTACAGCCGCACTGCTGCTTGGCATCCATCAAGTTGCATTTGCACAATCCATTGGCGGCCTTTCCCGAGCGCAAACAACATTACAGACCCTCCGGGACAATCTGGATGTCATCCTGCCCATTGCGGCCATCATCATCGGCGTCATCATTTTTGTACTGTATTCCGCAGAGGTCATGCGCAAAGACGATGCCATCCGTTGGGGCATCGGCGTGCTGCTGGCCGGATCAGTGGCCGAACTGGTTGTGTTGCTTTGGAGGTAA
- a CDS encoding type IV secretion system protein VirB3, whose protein sequence is MATNTYPVFRGLGRKATFMGVPTKLLLGAFTCVAIVAMTAGLAWWGLLFIVIPTLAILTRDDDKALDVLWLELKTRRRNRNQRFWQGSSYALQGYHRRRPWRALIK, encoded by the coding sequence ATGGCAACCAACACCTATCCGGTCTTCAGAGGGCTGGGCCGCAAGGCCACCTTCATGGGCGTTCCCACCAAGCTATTACTGGGTGCCTTTACCTGCGTAGCCATAGTCGCCATGACGGCAGGCCTGGCGTGGTGGGGCTTGCTGTTCATTGTTATACCCACGCTCGCCATTCTCACCCGCGATGACGATAAAGCCCTGGATGTGCTGTGGCTCGAACTGAAAACGCGACGACGCAATCGCAATCAACGCTTCTGGCAGGGCTCAAGTTACGCCCTGCAAGGCTATCACCGGCGTCGGCCCTGGCGCGCGCTCATCAAGTAA